A window of Equus przewalskii isolate Varuska chromosome 6, EquPr2, whole genome shotgun sequence genomic DNA:
GTGTGAGGTGCCATCACTTGACTCCTATGTCAGCCGACCTACCTGGGAGTTCTCTTAGTCAGACACTGCTCATGTTCCCATATCTATCTCCCTCAGATGGGACACTGCTTAGGGAGAGGTTGTGTCATCCTCCACGTGAGAGGACTCTAGCTCCTCTGAACATTGCCCTTCAGGGTGCATTCTGTAGCAGATGTTTTGACATTAGCTCCTTGTGTCCCTGCTgtgaaaataaattccatatCCCTATGGCAGAAAGCAtgctctgctcttccctcctctATAGGTTCTTGACACCTCTCAGTATAGCTTGGATCTTGaatggaatgaaaaatggtgGAGGCCCCACCCCCATGTTTGGATGAGTCATAACACAGCATGAGTCATAAACAGGGGTAGACATTATCATGTAATATCTACCTGGTATAACGACTATCTAAGATCTTGCTATTCATCAGTGCCTGATCTGGGTCATAGTGTTTGCAGCCAAGGGCTAACTGGAAATGGCCTTTTGGTTATTTTCAATATCTACCATTAACTGTATTACACTTCTGGTTCATATTCAGCCTCAGTCTTTATCAATTACCCTTCATGGATGATGAACATGCCACAGATAGACACTTTCAGTAGGTCTAAGTTTATTTCCATGCAGTCTTTACTTTTGTCTCCCTTGtgcagaagaaagggaaaactTACTTGTCTCATGGAGATCTTTCTTTTACCACCTAACTTGGGCAACTGTCAAGACATTAATACCTACTGAGATGtgccttttctttgtttattgctTCTTGGCCTCATTTGTCTGAAGCTCCTGACAGAATTCCTCATCATAGACTGTGGCCACAGAGCCATAGTTGAGTCCAGGTCAGAATGTAAACATCACTGTGCCTCCACTCTGTGATCCCCCCTCTGACTGACCACCAGCAGCAGTTTGCAATCTGGATGGCCATTTCCATCCATGTGACCTAATAAGACTTAAACTGCCAGTATCAATTAGCTTAGCTGGGGGATATAGGACAAGAGACACAGCATGCAGCGTGCCTGCATCCGTTGACTCTCAGCGATGAATGTTACAGTGGCACAGGAAATACCTTATCCTGGTCATCTCAAGTTTTTAAGAAGCCAGACTAGGTGAATGTGTAGAAAACTACCATATTTTAGATAAGCCTAGTGCTACAGAGAACTCATTACCTTCGGAAAGCCCATTATCATAGCTTCCAGGGGCCTAAATAAGACACATTGTGATTATAAGTGTGACATTCCTCTTGTGAAAAATGAGGTCCGTGCTTCCCAACTGGAATTTTAATGTCAATTTAAACGCTTTCCACTTCAAATATACTTTATACATAAGGCCATTTTTACTATTCAGGCAGCTGAACTTCCACTTTCTTGTAACCCAGTAACCAGTagttttccccagaaaaaaaatcaaagagcaaaAACTTAATAGGAGAAGAGTAAGCCAATATCATCTTTACAGGAAGAAAGAgctcagctctgctgctcactCTTTGTTCCCACTTATCCAGTATAACTCCCCGTCCCATCCTTCTACGTCATCTTGTCTCTCACTCTCGCCTGCTGCTCTCCATTACTTTCATCACCTTGTCCCTCAAGCTATCACCATCTCTCCCCTGAGCAACTGTGCATGCATCCTAACTGATCTTCCCAATTCCACTCTGGATCCATCCAACATTTCACAGCTCAAGTGCAGAGCTAAATATGTCCCCACTCTTCTCTGATGGGAAAACATTGATAATTTCTACTTTCTCTTGGAAAACAGTCCCTCAAAGTTACGTAATTTGGGAAGTGTCATATTTTATGGTCACTACAGGCTCACATGATGCGAAAGGCCCAGCAGTTTTCTGTACACCAGCCACACTGGCATTTGGAAACTCATACAAGATGATGTGTCTTCCATGAACACGTCATCTCTTCCACCTAATAcattttgtcctttcttctccCATATTTCCTTCATCTTCTTATGATTTCACGTCTGAATTCTTGGATAACCCTCCATTTCTCCACATTATGTTGATTTGCCAACAACATGGACATCTCTCTAGCAGTGGTTTACACATCTTTTCTTTCGACACATGATAGTGAATATTTAATTAACTGTTACTTTCCTTGTGAATGTCAAGTGCCTAGAggtttaaattttctgtttaggCTGTTGTGTTTCTAGATAATGGTCAAGTTGGTAGCATAATTCATCATCAATGATAATTGTTGAATTATCTTTCCAAGTATTTTGAAACATCTTTCTCAAGATTCATATTCACTTCATCTGTGCTTCCCTTTCTCCAGGTATAAGATGTGTGAGACCCTATGAGTATATCCATACCACCTTCCTCTGTACCATCCACATAAAACACATCCTTAGTCTCTTATCAATGACCTTGGCATGTTTCCaggctaaggtggcatcccaccatttacaaaaacaaaactccccAGAACTTGTCAATGGATGTGGATCGCTTCACTTCCACACCCCATTGCTCTCGATATTAATTGGATAGATGAAGTTTCTTCGGTTTGTTTTGAGTAATTCTGTAGGTTAGGAGGGGAAAGGCCTTTAAAGGACCCTAAATACATTGTTTCATCTCAACTATGTTTATGGATGATAAACAAGGTTTGTAAATCACTTATTATCTCTATttacacatctgataaagggtttGCTCTTACCGTCTATGCACACAGATTGTCAGATGTTATGTCACAGTAAAGAGAAATCATTGCAAACAAACAGCAAGTGAGAACAATGGTTACACTGTAAATAAGTTAGAGCAGATCCTTCTGATCAGAGAACATGTAGGGAGGGAGATCACTGAAGTATAAGAGGATGTCATACTGAAATCAGGGCAGCATGCCTTGCTGAGAGAAGAGCAAGTGTAAAAGCCCAGAGGCATAAGTGGTTCAGTGCTTTTAACACTGAGGATGTGCTTTTGGCATAGGAAAGAAAAGTAGGGTAGACAGTGGGTCACACGTGGGTCTCAGTAGAAAACACCTCGGGTCATGCTTCCTTccatgaaagaaaagggaaatatcaGTCATTGCACAAATAAGGACGGGTTTTACAGGGGCCATGAACTGGAAGTTAAGTGTTTGagattattatgaaaaattccTTTTACCAGATCATCAATCTTCTTCCCCTGTTTCACCACTTTCCCTTTTTTGTCCTTTGATATATGTCTTGGCTTGTCCTTCATTTCTACACAATTGGTATAATTTTACTACTTCCTTTCTTAGTCTGCCCCCCTTTACCTTCCCAATCATACAGGGATCTGTGCATAGGAGGAGTCTCAGAAGTTAGGACAGGTAGGACAGGGGAACAGCTGTGATGGCTTCAGGAATCCTGGTGGGCATAAAGGAGGAGGTGACCTGCCCCATCTGCCTGGAGCTCCTGACAAAACCCCTGAGCCTAGACTGTGGCCACAACTTCTGTCAAGCCTGCATCACTGCAAACAAAGACTCCAGGATTGaccaaggagcagagagaaggtgcCCTGTGTGCCAAATCCCTTACAAGCCTGGGAACCTGAAGCCTAATCGGCCCATGGCCAACATAGtggagaggctcagggaggtcaagTTGAGGCCAGAAGAGGAGCAGAAAAGAGATCTTTGTGTACGTCATGAAGAGAAACTCCTGCTCTTCTGTAAGGAGGATGGGAAGGTCATTTGCTGGCTTTGTGAGCGCTCTCAGGAACACCGTGACCACCAAACATTCCTCGTAGAGGAGGTTGTGCAGGAGTACCAGGTAAGAGACCATCATGGAAAAAGACAAGGTAGAATGGTAATTCATGGGAAATATACACAGTGCATTCAACTTCAGTGATCTTGAAAACAACTCTGAGGCTTGAGATCACTTCCTATACTTGCATTCCAAGGCCTAAAGGACATTTCTATGCATTCCATCCAATTATAAAAGGATAAGCCTATGGTACAGACTTTTAGCCAGAAATAGATATTTTGGTACCTTGTGCTAGTAGATGGCGATTTGGTGCCCAAGAAAAGCTCTTGTTATCTCTTGGAACAGGGTTAACTGGGAGCTGCATGGATTGAAATGTATGTTCTTTCCTCAGGATCACCTTTCTTCTTCTAGAACAAAGAGAATCAATCTTCTCTTGGGGAAGAGATGCTGACTTCTATAACCTGAGTATTAAAggacacattcatcacctcaggTTTTCTTCCAAGTCATAGATTCTTATTTTGTTCTCTCAGTTTCTTTAAACTCTAGTCTATCTTGGAGATCAGCCTCATTTCTTCCCAACTTATCCTCTATTCCGATGCAAGAAAACCCAGAGGTTGACTTTGCCTTGATTCCTCTCTCCAAGGAGAAGCTCCAGGCTGCTCTAGAGAGGATGaggaaggagcagcaggaagTTGAGATGTTGGAAGCTAATGTGAGAGAGGAGACAACTTCCTGGAAGGTAGGAAGGGTCACTTCCTGAGGGTGTTAGACTGAAATCTGAGCAAGACCTTGGGTGTTAGGTACAAAGAGCTCCCCTTCCTCTTTGTTTCCTGATATTTGATATGTCCAAAAGTCATTTGAATAGTcgtcttctttatcctttccctAATGGGGTGGGGCTGGAAAGTGAGCATGTCACATATGAACATAGATATTTGGAGGACGTATTCCCATAGATGGACTGTCCGATGAGGATGGTTACTGAATGCTATGTTCCTTTCCCGTCATATTTTTGAGACTTTGTCTCCTCTACGCGAAGGCATTTTGCAGTGGCTCATGGTTGTGTCCTGAGTGTTCAACTTTTGGAACAATGTGGGGTGAGAGTCAGGAGTAATGCAGGGAGGCTGCATTGCTCTGGAAAGCTGTGTGAAAGCTGAGCCACACACAGCTATCCTTTTTTTGGCTCAGGGTTGGCCTCAATATTACAGACATGAGGGCATTATTTTGAATgtgatgaagagaaaataattggaaaaatcaGCATGCCCAAGAATTTCTCCCTTGCTTCTATCTCATTGCCCtgtgagaacttcccaaacagtagtcttctttgtctggcTTCTAATATCTGCATGAGAGCCTGagttcctctctctttctcattcctgaaGAATCAAATAGAAAGTGAGACACAACGTATCCAGGCAGGGTTTAAACAACTGAGAGGTATCCTGGACGATGAGGAGCAGAAGGAGCTACTAAAGCTGAAGAATGAGACAGGAGACGTTCTACACAACCTGGCAGAGGCTGAGAATGAGCTGGTGGAGCAGAGGCAGTTGGTGAGCTCTGTCATCTCAGATCTGGAGCATCGCTTGCAGGGGTCAGCACTGGAGATGCTGCAGGTAAGACTTGGGAAGAAGTCCCAGAGTCTGAGATTTGATGAAAAAGCAGagcagtttccttctctgtattgCTGTGTTCTTTGTGTTGGTGACATTAAGATTCCTTTGGTCCTGCACTCCCATCTTCCCTGCATCTATTTCAGAGGTTATAGGAATAATTGAAAGCATGGATAACAAgggaaaaatctcatttttatttaatttatcaagTACCGTGCAAAATTTGACCTTGGAAAGAAGATCCATTGTATCCAGTGATATTGAGTAGGCCCCTGTTATCAGTGACCTAGTGTGAAGTATTTATGAGATACCTCATCATGACCCAGCTTAATCATAGACAAACAAATGCACTTCAGATTCcaacaggtttttctttttataccttAGAGAAGCAATTGAGCTGCAcccccttctctgttttttttaaaagaaatcgtGAAGTACtggtattatttattctttaaatatttaatagatttcACCAGTGAAACCTTCTTACTCTGGGCTTTGGttcttggaaatatttaaaataattttatttttacgaTATTAGGTGTATTTAGATTTTTTACAGTCCTTGTTGCAGTTTATGGTAATGTATGTCTTTGTAGGAACTTGCCCATTCTGTCTCAGTTGTCTGACTTCTAGATGTAAAGTTAATCATAATAATCCCTTACAAACCCTTAAGTTTCTACAGGACTCCCAGTAATGTCCCCTCtcttattcctgattttgttgctttactttttttctttcttttttgtcagtttaattatgtttggtcaattttgttaatgtttatCATGAAACAAGCTTTTCCTGTCAttgatttcatctatttttaaatcttttatatctGTTATTTCTGCTCTCACCATTAATGTTTTCATTGGGTGTGTATGTGCAAGTGTGCACGTGTGTGGTGACTTTAGTTTGCTGCTCCTTTTGTacttttcttaaaatggaaacatAGATCACTGATTTGAGACCATCTTTTCTGATCTAGTGTTCGAAGATATAAATTCATTGCTTTAGCCGTATGACATACTTTctgattatttgtcttttattttcactcagttcatcttattttcaaatttcctttgtgACAGATTTGTTAAGCCTTGGGATATTTTACAGTGTGTTgtttaattaaaacatatttagtgatttcttactttttcttctgctgtGGACTTCAAATGTAGTTCTTCTCTGAAGTCAGAAACATATGTttcattatttcaatcttctaaaTATATCGACAGTGGTTTTGTAGGTTAAAATATTGTATGTCCAGAAAGTTTTTCCTCATGAATTTGAAAATTCCGTGTATTCTGCATTTATGTGTGAAAATGTCAATAGATGTCTGTTCTGTAAATTGGTAGATACTATTGTCTATGTCTTCTATATCCTTGATAGTTTTCATGCAAGCTGTTCACTCAATTATTGAGAGTGAGTTATTGAAATCTATATGTAGTTAaccttaattatttttccttttaatattgctctttgtattttgaagctttgttgtTAGGTGCGTATACATTTATAACAGGTATATGTTCTTGATGTCTGAACTTTTTGTCATTATGAAATTTCCCTCTCGTTCTCTCTTAAGATTTATtgtattaaatttccttttatctaataataataatctagGCACTTAAGCTATCTTATGATTATTGCTTGtgtggtatatatttttctatacttttacAAGTGCCCTATTAGTATTTTTGAATCCAAAATATATCTTAGATAGCAAtaattgaattttactttttatttagtgaaacaatctctgctttttaattagaGTATTAAGACAATGACATTTAATGCAACTATTGATATGATTGTATTTAAATTTAGCATATGCTATTTGCTTTAGCTAtgtattctgtagtttttattCACCTCTTTCTTCTTAAGAAGCTCCTTTTGTGTTAAAGACATCTTtctaatataaaattttgttttcctattctctgtttttattttttttatttttagttttttcctagTGGCTACTCTCATGGTTACAATATGGATGTTGTCCTGTCATGATCTACTTCTGATAAATAATAGTTGAATTctagtaaaatatagaaatttgcCTTCAACTCTGCTTCATTTCCTTCCAACGACAACATAGTGATGCTTTCAATATTGGCATCCGATCCAGTGCAGGCCAATGCCATGCAGACCTCTGAATTAGTTATGATAACTGAGAAgagactttctcttttcttctgtagcATATATCAGCAGATTTATGTTCCCTTCATGAACTCAGGAAAAAGTCAATATAGAGGGAATAAATGGAATTTGTAGAAGGACATAGACCAGATCCTGATGACTGTGTCTGAGCTTCAAAAATAATCTTTGAGCAAAACTATAGTTACCCCTCATACTTTTCTCTACTCAAtctagttttaatttgtttttgtcatATTGAAACAAAAGCTCTAACATGGAAAGCAAAACTTTTGTTTTGGCATTTGTAGGCCCCGCTGTTGGCCTAGTTTGGTGACATGGAGGATGTAAATCCAGGATAAAAGTGCCCAAATGTATTGGTACTTATTTGTTCAAACAAATAAAGTAATATCTGTGATGATAAAGAAGATCACATGGCTAAAATCTGTCAAGAATGTGGACTAAACTGGCTTGGTAGAGACTGAAGAGGAGGTAAGATATTGTCCTTTTCAAGACAGTGACCAAGTGGATATTGGTAACATTATGGACAATGGGTCTAAGAGAGGAGACAATTTGGTTTGTGAATACTGCTACCTATTACACATCCTAAGTTACTGGTTCCTGAGGctttttaaatactaaatatattaACCTGAATGTAAGAGGCAATACTGAGTAACAGTAAAGTGTTGGAAATTAACTAGACATACATGCATGTCGAAGTGAAGAGAGTAGATGAGGTCTCTTATAGACAGtgtataaaatgagaagagaTAGACTTGAAAAATGCCACATTAGTACATTTGTTTGCCTGTACCCTCAGCAAAAGCCATGTAAACTTCTTGAGGAATATTATGACTATTTACTCATCTTTGATTGTATAAATCCTGGCATAATGCTTGGTAAATAATAGTACATCAAATTACATTTTCATTCAATCATGAAAGAGCCATGAATTATTGAAATCATCTCATGGAGAGCCTTATGCATTTTGGATAAAAATAGTAGGAACCGCTTGTTTTGCTCATAAATATGTCTCACATCCAGATTCTGGAAGCCTCCTTCTGTAATTCCACAAGTCTCAAAGCTGCTACTAACTTTTAAGATACATGACAATATCTCATGAATGTTCTGGAGTGTTTATCCTGGGTCTTTTCTTTACTTTGGGCTCTCAATTTGGACCAAGTCTTTTCTCACCACATCAGGGGGTGGTGGGTGTTCGAGGAAGTTTTGTAAGTGGGGAGGAGGTATTATTTCTTgactaatattttctcttttctccctaggATGTAAATGGCATCCTGCAAAGGTATGTGAGAGAAACCAGAGATTGTCCTTCCATGCCGTGAAAAGAGTTTTGCAGTCTTCAGAGTTATCTGGTggtcaatgaaaataaaatatcactcaAGGCAGGAAATTTGAgtagtagttttattttaactttctcttcACATACACGGCTTGAGTGTTCTGTAACTATAGAGAATGAACCAGATTCATTGGTAGGGGATTTAGGTGGTGAGAAGTTGCAGAGTTTGGGTCCATAGCAATATTAGGGATAATGTGTTGCATTTT
This region includes:
- the LOC103553611 gene encoding tripartite motif-containing protein 5-like isoform X4, encoding MASGILVGIKEEVTCPICLELLTKPLSLDCGHNFCQACITANKDSRIDQGAERRCPVCQIPYKPGNLKPNRPMANIVERLREVKLRPEEEQKRDLCVRHEEKLLLFCKEDGKVICWLCERSQEHRDHQTFLVEEVVQEYQEKLQAALERMRKEQQEVEMLEANVREETTSWKNQIESETQRIQAGFKQLRGILDDEEQKELLKLKNETGDVLHNLAEAENELVEQRQLVSSVISDLEHRLQGSALEMLQDVNGILQRYVRETRDCPSMP
- the LOC103553611 gene encoding E3 ubiquitin-protein ligase TRIM22-like isoform X1 → MASGILVGIKEEVTCPICLELLTKPLSLDCGHNFCQACITANKDSRIDQGAERRCPVCQIPYKPGNLKPNRPMANIVERLREVKLRPEEEQKRDLCVRHEEKLLLFCKEDGKVICWLCERSQEHRDHQTFLVEEVVQEYQEKLQAALERMRKEQQEVEMLEANVREETTSWKNQIESETQRIQAGFKQLRGILDDEEQKELLKLKNETGDVLHNLAEAENELVEQRQLVSSVISDLEHRLQGSALEMLQDVNGILQRSETWTLKEPKMVSRKTKCAFRVPDLSGMLQVFKELTEAQCYWVNVTLRPTSSSNIVISADQRRVRIMQPVTSGDTGSYDFSVFDAVGLQSFSSGKFYWEVDVSKKIAWILGVCNHKFYHARRLFYQLKLRKENRLKVYSKFRPRAGCWVIGLQDEFAYNAFEDSSTSGYHVLTLSVPVPPHRVGVFLDYEGGSVSFFNVTNHGSLIYKFSKCCFSQAVCPYFNPWNCPRPIILCPPSS
- the LOC103553611 gene encoding tripartite motif-containing protein 5-like isoform X3, with product MASGILVGIKEEVTCPICLELLTKPLSLDCGHNFCQACITANKDSRIDQGAERRCPVCQIPYKPGNLKPNRPMANIVERLREVKLRPEEEQKRDLCVRHEEKLLLFCKEDGKVICWLCERSQEHRDHQTFLVEEVVQEYQEKLQAALERMRKEQQEVEMLEANVREETTSWKNQIESETQRIQAGFKQLRGILDDEEQKELLKLKNETGDVLHNLAEAENELVEQRQLVSSVISDLEHRLQGSALEMLQDVNGILQRSETWTLKEPKMVSRKTKCAFRVPDLSGMLQVFKGEERHGRVWVLNSCSIREKWENGCCFQIRVKEGR
- the LOC103553611 gene encoding E3 ubiquitin-protein ligase TRIM22-like isoform X2, which produces MASGILVGIKEEVTCPICLELLTKPLSLDCGHNFCQACITANKDSRIDQGAERRCPVCQIPYKPGNLKPNRPMANIVERLREVKLRPEEEQKRDLCVRHEEKLLLFCKEDGKVICWLCERSQEHRDHQTFLVEEVVQEYQEKLQAALERMRKEQQEVEMLEANVREETTSWKNQIESETQRIQAGFKQLRGILDDEEQKELLKLKNETGDVLHNLAEAENELVEQRQLVSSVISDLEHRLQGSALEMLQDVNGILQRSETWTLKEPKMVSRKTKCAFRVPDLSGMLQVFKVNVTLRPTSSSNIVISADQRRVRIMQPVTSGDTGSYDFSVFDAVGLQSFSSGKFYWEVDVSKKIAWILGVCNHKFYHARRLFYQLKLRKENRLKVYSKFRPRAGCWVIGLQDEFAYNAFEDSSTSGYHVLTLSVPVPPHRVGVFLDYEGGSVSFFNVTNHGSLIYKFSKCCFSQAVCPYFNPWNCPRPIILCPPSS